In Lathamus discolor isolate bLatDis1 chromosome 1, bLatDis1.hap1, whole genome shotgun sequence, the following are encoded in one genomic region:
- the KCNJ4 gene encoding inward rectifier potassium channel 4 isoform X1 → MIQRAMGSVRVNRYSIVSTEEDGHKVSALGSMNGHSRNGKGHAPRRKHRNRFVKKNGQCNVYFANLSNKSQRYMADIFTTCVDTRWRYMLMIFSAAFLVSWLFFGFLFWCIAFFHGDLNAPAVGGSPSLLKPCIMHVNSFLGAFLFSVETQTTIGYGFRCVTEECPLAIMAVVVQSIVGCVIDSFMIGTIMAKMARPKKRAQTLLFSHHAVISVRDGKLCLMWRVGNLRRSHIVEAHVRAQLIKPYMTEEGEYLPLDQRDLNVGYDVGLDRIFLVSPIIIVHEIDEESPLYGIGKEELETENFEIVVILEGMVEATAMTTQARSSYLASEILWGHRFEPVVFEEKNHYKVDYSRFHKTYEVAGTPCCSARELQESKMTILPSPPPPSAFCYENELALVSQDEDEDDDEVGVVLGGSTKEEGGVIQMMDFGSHLDLERLQATLPLDTISYRRESAI, encoded by the exons ATGATACAGCGAGCCATGGGCAGCGTCCGAGTCAACCG gTACAGCATCGTCTCGACTGAAGAGGATGGACACAAGGTCTCTGCGCTGGGCAGCATGAACGGGCACAGCCGGAACGGGAAGGGCCATGCCCCCCGGCGGAAGCACCGCAACCGTTTCGTGAAGAAGAATGGGCAGTGCAATGTCTACTTTGCCAACCTGAGCAACAAGTCTCAGCGCTACATGGCTGATATCTTCACCACCTGTGTGGACACGCGCTGGCGCTACATGCTTATGATcttctctgctgccttcctggTCTCCTGGCTCTTCTTTGGCTTCCTCTTCTGGTGCATCGCTTTCTTCCACGGTGACCTCAACGCACCAGCAGTGGGAGGCAGTCCCTCTCTCCTCAAGCCCTGCATCATGCACGTGAACAGCTTCCTGGgggcttttcttttctcagtgGAGACACAGACAACCATTGGGTATGGCTTCCGCTGCGTGACTGAGGAGTGCCCGCTGGCTATCATGGCAGTTGTGGTCCAGTCCATCGTGGGCTGCGTTATTGACTCCTTCATGATTGGCACTATCATGGCCAAGATGGCAAGGCCCAAGAAGAGGGCCCAGACTCTCCTCTTCAGTCACCATGCAGTCATCTCCGTGCGGGATGGCAAACTGTGCCTCATGTGGCGGGTGGGCAACCTGAGGAGGAGCCACATCGTGGAGGCCCATGTCCGAGCCCAGCTCATCAAGCCCTACATGACAGAGGAAGGGGAATATCTCCCACTGGACCAGCGGGACCTAAATGTGGGCTACGATGTGGGCCTTGATCGTATATTTTTGGTCTCACCCATTATTATTGTTCATGAGATTGACGAGGAGAGTCCACTTTATGGGATTGgcaaggaggagctggagacGGAGAACTTTGAGATTGTTGTTATCCTTGAGGGGATGGTGGAAGCCACAGCCATGACCACACAGGCACGAAGCTCTTACCTTGCTAGTGAAATCCTCTGGGGTCATCGCTTTGAACCGGTTGTGTTTGAGGAGAAGAACCACTACAAAGTGGATTATTCACGCTTTCACAAGACCTACGAGGTAGCCGGCACACCTTGCTGCTCAGCCCGGGAGCTGCAAGAAAGCAAGATGACTATCCTACCTTCTCCCCCACCTCCCAGTGCCTTCTGCTATGAGAATGAGCTGGCTCTTGTCAGTCAAGACGAAGATGAAGACGATGACGAAGTGGGTGTGGTGTTAGGAGGCAGCACTAAGGAGGAGGGAGGCGTCATCCAGATGATGGATTTTGGAAGCCACCTGGACCTGGAGCGGCTCCAGGCAACTCTGCCCCTAGATACAATCTCATACCGCAGGGAATCAGCCATCTAA
- the KCNJ4 gene encoding inward rectifier potassium channel 4 isoform X2: MNGHSRNGKGHAPRRKHRNRFVKKNGQCNVYFANLSNKSQRYMADIFTTCVDTRWRYMLMIFSAAFLVSWLFFGFLFWCIAFFHGDLNAPAVGGSPSLLKPCIMHVNSFLGAFLFSVETQTTIGYGFRCVTEECPLAIMAVVVQSIVGCVIDSFMIGTIMAKMARPKKRAQTLLFSHHAVISVRDGKLCLMWRVGNLRRSHIVEAHVRAQLIKPYMTEEGEYLPLDQRDLNVGYDVGLDRIFLVSPIIIVHEIDEESPLYGIGKEELETENFEIVVILEGMVEATAMTTQARSSYLASEILWGHRFEPVVFEEKNHYKVDYSRFHKTYEVAGTPCCSARELQESKMTILPSPPPPSAFCYENELALVSQDEDEDDDEVGVVLGGSTKEEGGVIQMMDFGSHLDLERLQATLPLDTISYRRESAI; encoded by the coding sequence ATGAACGGGCACAGCCGGAACGGGAAGGGCCATGCCCCCCGGCGGAAGCACCGCAACCGTTTCGTGAAGAAGAATGGGCAGTGCAATGTCTACTTTGCCAACCTGAGCAACAAGTCTCAGCGCTACATGGCTGATATCTTCACCACCTGTGTGGACACGCGCTGGCGCTACATGCTTATGATcttctctgctgccttcctggTCTCCTGGCTCTTCTTTGGCTTCCTCTTCTGGTGCATCGCTTTCTTCCACGGTGACCTCAACGCACCAGCAGTGGGAGGCAGTCCCTCTCTCCTCAAGCCCTGCATCATGCACGTGAACAGCTTCCTGGgggcttttcttttctcagtgGAGACACAGACAACCATTGGGTATGGCTTCCGCTGCGTGACTGAGGAGTGCCCGCTGGCTATCATGGCAGTTGTGGTCCAGTCCATCGTGGGCTGCGTTATTGACTCCTTCATGATTGGCACTATCATGGCCAAGATGGCAAGGCCCAAGAAGAGGGCCCAGACTCTCCTCTTCAGTCACCATGCAGTCATCTCCGTGCGGGATGGCAAACTGTGCCTCATGTGGCGGGTGGGCAACCTGAGGAGGAGCCACATCGTGGAGGCCCATGTCCGAGCCCAGCTCATCAAGCCCTACATGACAGAGGAAGGGGAATATCTCCCACTGGACCAGCGGGACCTAAATGTGGGCTACGATGTGGGCCTTGATCGTATATTTTTGGTCTCACCCATTATTATTGTTCATGAGATTGACGAGGAGAGTCCACTTTATGGGATTGgcaaggaggagctggagacGGAGAACTTTGAGATTGTTGTTATCCTTGAGGGGATGGTGGAAGCCACAGCCATGACCACACAGGCACGAAGCTCTTACCTTGCTAGTGAAATCCTCTGGGGTCATCGCTTTGAACCGGTTGTGTTTGAGGAGAAGAACCACTACAAAGTGGATTATTCACGCTTTCACAAGACCTACGAGGTAGCCGGCACACCTTGCTGCTCAGCCCGGGAGCTGCAAGAAAGCAAGATGACTATCCTACCTTCTCCCCCACCTCCCAGTGCCTTCTGCTATGAGAATGAGCTGGCTCTTGTCAGTCAAGACGAAGATGAAGACGATGACGAAGTGGGTGTGGTGTTAGGAGGCAGCACTAAGGAGGAGGGAGGCGTCATCCAGATGATGGATTTTGGAAGCCACCTGGACCTGGAGCGGCTCCAGGCAACTCTGCCCCTAGATACAATCTCATACCGCAGGGAATCAGCCATCTAA